The Astyanax mexicanus isolate ESR-SI-001 chromosome 7, AstMex3_surface, whole genome shotgun sequence genome has a window encoding:
- the olig4 gene encoding oligodendrocyte transcription factor 4 codes for MDSDTGSTCSRSSSPDLAVDSSVGSFFSEKMFQAYCGEEAGPIRSGRSKAEGLHLKAASSKNRDRSELAKDDVQELRLKVNSRERKRMHDLNQAMDGLREVMPYAQGPSVRKLSKISTLLLARNYILMLSSSLEEMKKLVGDVYGASQSHSARPVVPQLPQMPLHPLAQSLHSLVGSATAGVPSAAQAPHSPPHPGYLGFHAPPPLPSLLKEPLHLTSSYRHFPGMPCPCSLCQPLTASTAASLHSLSMGK; via the coding sequence ATGGATTCAGACACCGGCTCCACCTGCAGTCGCTCTTCGTCCCCGGACCTGGCCGTGGACTCCTCtgttggcagcttcttttccgaGAAGATGTTCCAGGCCTATTGCGGAGAAGAAGCCGGGCCTATCCGGTCTGGACGTTCCAAAGCAGAAGGACTCCACTTGAAGGCAGCATCAAGCAAGAACCGGGACCGCTCTGAGCTCGCCAAAGACGACGTGCAAGAGCTGCGCCTCAAGGTGAACAGCCGTGAGCGCAAACGCATGCACGACTTGAACCAAGCCATGGACGGTCTCCGAGAGGTGATGCCCTACGCCCAGGGCCCTTCCGTGCGCAAGCTGTCCAAAATCTCCACCCTCCTCTTGGCTCGAAACTACATCCTCATGCTGTCCAGCTCACTGGAGGAGATGAAGAAGCTTGTTGGTGATGTCTACGGTGCGTCCCAGAGCCACTCAGCCAGGCCGGTGGTCCCTCAGCTTCCCCAGATGCCTCTGCACCCACTGGCCCAATCCCTGCACTCTCTGGTGGGGAGCGCTACGGCTGGTGTTCCCTCAGCAGCTCAGGCTCCTCATTCCCCTCCTCATCCAGGATATCTGGGCTTCCATGCACCTCCACCACTGCCCAGTCTTCTGAAGGAACCACTGCATTTGACCAGCTCTTATCGCCACTTTCCCGGTATGCCGTGTCCTTGCTCCCTCTGCCAGCCTCTAACAGCATCCACAGCAGCCAGCCTACACAGCTTGTCCATGGGCAAGTGA